The Rhopalosiphum maidis isolate BTI-1 chromosome 1, ASM367621v3, whole genome shotgun sequence genome has a segment encoding these proteins:
- the LOC113547783 gene encoding uncharacterized protein LOC113547783, whose protein sequence is MNNVIGDNFSDVKLQRANRVVPLDFAKKLTVCIRDDIFSIDPLLLFQRIMIRVKTDEELKECFEYELSPIPLSLFDESGQMRKSKKSILYDVFLTTTNTYNVLDKNVIVVIDGGFLLHRVVWPSTSTYGNIIENYISYVKRHYGSNCIVVFDGYANTELNIKNSERQRRKNMYTSTNIIFEESMDVLTTQEKFLSNTENKIRLITMLTEKFLTSGILVHQAEDDADLLIVNTAIRNTDDNIQVVVIGEDIDLLILLLTLSPPKNTIIFEKPGRGKIETRSYAVGSLQEHFKNEIQYFMFIHAVGGCDTTSSLFQTGKIKHLKTVQKHPELHDSLLIFNNESSSPEEIECAGEKYLLALYKAPAHITSLNNLRHHIFHKTAASNKKQVQLARLPPTIDAAREHLHRVYLQIQLWRGNRLNPQNWGWKEDNGKLNPVFTKKPPAPDTLLKVISCACAKTCEQNCSCRKAGLLCSVICKHCHGGSCLNQQPIIDDVEEDHIDDNFEDNIDEIFLIGNQKEETNTPTIKKIRPT, encoded by the coding sequence ATGAACAATGTTATAGGTGATAATTTTAGTGATGTCAAGTTACAACGAGCAAATCGCGTAGTCCCTTTAGATTTTGCTAAAAAACTAACGGTTTGTATTAGAGatgacattttttcaattgatcCTTTATTACTCTTCCAAAGAATAATGATAAGAGTTAAGACTGACGAAGAGCTCAAAGAATGTTTTGAATACGAGTTATCACCTATTCCTCTTTCATTGTTCGACGAATCAGGTCAAATgcgaaaatctaaaaaatcaattttatatgatgTGTTTCTAACTACAACAAACACATACAATGTTCtggacaaaaatgttattgtagtAATCGATGGAGGTTTCTTATTGCATCGTGTTGTATGGCCTTCAACTTCGACGTATGGAAAtatcatagaaaattatataagctaCGTGAAAAGACACTATGGATCTAACTGCATAGTTGTATTTGATGGATACGCAAATaccgaattaaatattaaaaattcagaaaGACAGCgacgaaaaaatatgtatacgagtacaaacataatttttgaagAGTCAATGGATGTACTAACCACTcaagaaaaatttttatccAACACCGAGAACAAAATAAGGCTTATAACAATGTTGACTGAAAAGTTTTTGACTTCGGGTATTCTTGTTCATCAAGCCGAAGATGACGCTGATTTACTTATTGTCAATACAGCTATACGAAACACCGACGATAATATCCAAGTAGTGGTCATAGGAGAGGATATTGATTTACTTATACTGTTATTAACATTAAGTCCTccaaaaaacacaataatattcgaaaaaCCGGGTAGAGGAAAAATAGAAACAAGATCTTATGCTGTTGGAAGTTTacaagaacattttaaaaatgagattcaatattttatgtttatccaTGCGGTGGGTGGATGTGATACTACTTCGTCATTATTTCAGACAGGCAAAATAAAACACCTGAAAACAGTTCAAAAACACCCGGAATTACacgattcattattaatatttaataatgaatcgtCATCGCCCGAAGAAATTGAATGTGCTGgagaaaaatatcttttagcATTATATAAAGCTCCAGCCCATATTacatctttaaataatttaagacatcatatttttcacaaaaccGCAGCTTCCAACAAAAAACAAGTACAACTAGCTAGACTTCCGCCTACTATCGATGCGGCACGAGAACATTTACATAGAGTGTATTTGCAAATACAGTTGTGGCGTGGTAATAGATTAAATCCACAGAATTGGGGATGGAAAGAAGATAATGGCAAACTAAATCCAGTTTTCACGAAAAAGCCACCAGCGCCGGATACTCTTTTAAAAGTGATCAGTTGTGCCTGCGCAAAAACATGTGAACAAAATTGTAGCTGTCGAAAAGCAGGATTGCTATGCTCGGTTATATGCAAGCATTGTCACGGAGGTTCATGTTTAAATCAGCAACCGATCATAGATGATGTAGAAGAGGACCATATTGATGACAACTTTGAGGACAATAtcgatgaaatatttttaattggaaatCAAAAAGAAGAAACCAACACAccgacaataaaaaaaattagacccacataa